Part of the Rhizobium viscosum genome is shown below.
TGTGGACTGCCAATTGATGCACGATGCCGGATTGGGGAGCGACGATGTCGATGCGCTTCAGTTCGTCCTCGGCTGCCACTTTGCGCTCGACATATTCGCCGATCTGCGCCTGGACCTCCCGCAATTCGCGGCCGACTTCTGTTCTGAGATCCTGATCGATCTGCAGGATCTGCAGTCGCGTTTCAGTGATCCGGCCCGCCGACTGGGCCTGGAACGCGATCTTCTCGCCACGTTCTCCGCCGAAGGTCGCAGCCTGGGTCCTAAGGCCGTTCAGCCTCTGGTCGGAAACAATGCCCTGTTCGCGCAACCTGTTCAAAGCGGAGATTTCCGTATTGAGAACCTCTATTCCCTCGCCGTAAGCAACTTCCTGAGCCTTCAGGCCGGCGATTTCATGCTCGAACTGCGCAATGCGCTGATTGAGTTGGGCTTTCTGCCCCTCTCTTGCGTCGCGCCGGGACTGGAACAAGCGAGATTCACTGTGAATGGCGACAGCCACCTCGGGATCTCTGTCATTGGCAAGCAGCCAGTCCGGAAAAATGATCTCATTAAGGTCGTCTCGTTCGGCTTCAAGCCGCGCCAGCCGTGCAGCCAATTCGTTGAGCCGCTTCGTGACGATCGCCAGATTGGCGCGGGTCTGAGTATCGTCAAGGCGCATGAGCACGTCACCGGCTCTGACCTCGTCGCCCTCCTGGACGAGAATTTCTCCGACAACCCCGCCTTTCGGGTGCTGGACCTTCTTGACGTAGGAATCAACGACAAAACGCCCCGGTGCCACCACAGCTCCGGCGAGATTCGTCATCGTGGCCCAGGCCCCGGCACCCCCGACCATTGCGAGCGAAGCGATGACACCCACTATCAGGTGGCGACGGATCGAACGGCTGACTTCGCGGTCATCAATGTCTGACATCGGCATCCTCCTGACTGTCCGAGGCGGCGCCACTTGCTGCATCGGATGTGGCCTGGGCGACGTTTGCGATAACCCGCAGCGGTGCAGTGCTGACGCCAGTTGCTTGAAAGCCCCGGCCCGCCGGCAGCCCCGAACCGCTCTTGAGAATTTTGGAAAGAACCTC
Proteins encoded:
- a CDS encoding HlyD family type I secretion periplasmic adaptor subunit, which gives rise to MSDIDDREVSRSIRRHLIVGVIASLAMVGGAGAWATMTNLAGAVVAPGRFVVDSYVKKVQHPKGGVVGEILVQEGDEVRAGDVLMRLDDTQTRANLAIVTKRLNELAARLARLEAERDDLNEIIFPDWLLANDRDPEVAVAIHSESRLFQSRRDAREGQKAQLNQRIAQFEHEIAGLKAQEVAYGEGIEVLNTEISALNRLREQGIVSDQRLNGLRTQAATFGGERGEKIAFQAQSAGRITETRLQILQIDQDLRTEVGRELREVQAQIGEYVERKVAAEDELKRIDIVAPQSGIVHQLAVHTVGGVISPADPIMLIVPEGDDLALEVQIAPKDVDQIQIGHTALLRMTAFNLRTTPELNGFVSRIAADLTTDERSGQSYYLVRVAIPRAEKEKLKSLTLVPGMPAEVMIKTDERTALSYLVKPLSDQIFRAFRED